A part of Bacteroidota bacterium genomic DNA contains:
- a CDS encoding choice-of-anchor L domain-containing protein, with protein sequence MVITRFFRLYMLLGIAALISCSGLSYGQLSVVEGSGLSMTPSQLVQSILVGGGVTVSNVTFNGSGGNISSTQLGSFSTAGLATTQLGFSSGIILTTGMCSTAIGPNSSGSAGSPTNTGSDPDLATMVTPNQVYDKAILEFDFVPIADTLRFRYVFGSEEFDEFCNTTFNDVFGFFVSGPGLSGPFSNNSVNIALMPGSSQYVTIDNVCNTGGVSWSNNNGVYYQYDRLTNVFTAKVIVQHCQQYHIKIAVGDVGDASYDSGVFIEANSFSTNGLSFETSYSSNIDTVAVEGCNDAIVSFLLAYPATDTIVVNYQIGGTAVEGLDYPMVPDSLIILPGQDSVSFTIAPFADGIPESPESVIISYLNSVCGTFDTILILIKDYTPINTVMSPDVVHCDGTAANIGVTATGGYPPLNYIWDNGAGTIASATVTPATPTMYTVSVSDECNFISVDSVMVSISNLAGAISSVDSVSCNGYFDGSITATASNGIQPYQYIWAPSGDTTATTDSLAAGTYFLTITDDIGCTVTNFVILSNPPGITLQLTPTDESCLNSCNGNIAVQVTGLQIPPYSYIWNTTPAQTGATANSLCAGNYQVTVTYSPNNCMVTGSSAISTNTLLDASFTESPITGYVPFDVNFTFDGYGAATYSWDFGDGGTSDLQNPMHTYTVMGTYTVTLTINSGLPDNCTDVYTMTVVAVQPSSIVVPNVFSPNGDGQNDFFQVQSEGVQTMHVIIHNRWGKQVYEYETSSGVSTSKTVTKLWDGTSKGGGQCADGTYFYILEAKGYDGKEYNTQGTVTLIR encoded by the coding sequence ATGGTTATAACTAGATTTTTCCGTCTATACATGTTGCTTGGCATTGCCGCGCTGATTTCATGTTCTGGTCTGAGTTACGGGCAATTGTCTGTTGTTGAGGGTAGTGGTCTCAGCATGACGCCATCACAGCTGGTTCAATCAATACTTGTTGGAGGCGGTGTAACGGTTAGCAATGTTACATTTAACGGATCGGGCGGAAATATCTCTTCCACCCAGCTGGGGTCTTTTTCAACAGCAGGTCTTGCCACCACACAGCTTGGGTTTTCAAGCGGAATAATACTCACAACCGGCATGTGCTCCACCGCCATCGGTCCCAATTCAAGCGGTAGTGCAGGCTCACCTACAAATACCGGCAGCGATCCTGATTTAGCCACTATGGTAACCCCCAATCAGGTCTATGATAAAGCAATTCTTGAATTTGATTTCGTCCCCATTGCAGATACTTTGCGCTTCAGGTATGTTTTCGGTTCCGAAGAGTTTGATGAATTTTGTAATACAACCTTCAACGATGTATTTGGCTTTTTTGTAAGTGGTCCCGGACTGAGTGGTCCATTTAGCAATAATTCCGTGAATATTGCACTCATGCCCGGTTCATCACAGTATGTTACCATTGATAACGTGTGTAATACCGGAGGCGTGTCGTGGAGCAACAACAATGGCGTTTATTATCAATATGACCGGCTTACCAATGTTTTCACAGCCAAGGTAATTGTGCAGCACTGTCAGCAATACCATATTAAAATTGCTGTTGGCGATGTCGGAGATGCTTCTTATGACTCCGGCGTTTTTATTGAAGCAAATTCTTTTTCAACCAATGGATTGAGTTTTGAAACCTCATACTCTTCAAATATTGATACCGTTGCTGTTGAGGGGTGCAATGATGCAATCGTCAGTTTTCTGTTGGCGTATCCGGCAACGGATACCATCGTTGTAAATTATCAAATTGGCGGTACGGCAGTTGAAGGACTCGATTATCCGATGGTTCCCGACAGCCTGATTATTCTTCCCGGGCAGGATAGCGTTAGTTTTACCATCGCTCCGTTTGCCGATGGCATTCCCGAAAGTCCCGAATCTGTTATCATTTCTTATTTGAACTCTGTATGCGGAACCTTCGATACTATTCTTATTCTGATAAAGGACTACACGCCAATAAACACTGTGATGTCGCCTGATGTAGTACATTGTGATGGCACGGCTGCCAATATCGGCGTCACCGCCACAGGCGGCTATCCACCGCTGAATTATATCTGGGATAATGGTGCCGGAACAATTGCTTCGGCCACAGTTACGCCTGCAACACCAACCATGTATACGGTGTCCGTTTCTGATGAATGCAATTTTATTTCTGTCGATTCGGTTATGGTAAGTATCAGCAATCTCGCCGGTGCGATATCTTCGGTTGATTCAGTGTCGTGTAACGGGTACTTTGATGGCTCTATAACAGCCACAGCATCAAACGGCATTCAGCCGTATCAATACATCTGGGCGCCCTCGGGCGATACGACTGCCACTACCGACAGTCTTGCCGCAGGTACTTATTTCCTGACAATAACCGATGATATTGGTTGTACGGTTACCAACTTTGTTATTCTTAGTAATCCTCCGGGTATTACATTGCAGCTTACACCAACAGACGAATCGTGTCTGAACAGCTGTAATGGTAACATAGCTGTACAGGTTACAGGCTTGCAGATTCCGCCGTATTCTTACATTTGGAATACTACTCCGGCGCAAACCGGGGCAACCGCTAATAGCTTGTGTGCCGGAAATTATCAGGTTACGGTAACTTATTCGCCCAACAACTGTATGGTTACCGGAAGTTCTGCAATATCAACCAATACGCTGCTCGATGCCTCATTTACCGAATCACCCATTACAGGTTATGTGCCTTTTGATGTAAACTTCACATTCGACGGGTACGGCGCTGCTACTTATAGCTGGGATTTTGGTGATGGCGGCACTTCTGATCTTCAGAATCCGATGCATACCTATACTGTTATGGGAACTTACACCGTGACACTTACAATAAACAGCGGTTTGCCCGATAATTGTACCGATGTTTATACCATGACTGTCGTAGCCGTTCAGCCATCGAGCATAGTTGTACCAAACGTGTTCTCACCCAATGGTGACGGTCAGAATGATTTCTTCCAGGTGCAATCGGAAGGCGTACAGACCATGCATGTAATTATACACAATCGCTGGGGCAAACAGGTGTACGAATATGAAACATCAAGTGGTGTTTCAACATCTAAAACGGTAACCAAATTATGGGACGGAACCAGCAAGGGCGGCGGTCAGTGTGCTGACGGAACTTACTTCTATATTCTCGAAGCGAAAGGATATGACGGTAAGGAATACAACACTCAGGGTACCGTTACGTTGATACGATAG
- a CDS encoding S8 family serine peptidase, producing the protein MKRYYPFFILLCALAIAVNGQSLQQKQQHKFMLPVNSGSNDYLAGKIIFKVSQAFAGQCSQNSIDIPALNSALAILGVTDLAKKFPRHSPPLKKTDRFGNSLVDLSTIYECTYTKNISIEAAVNTIIATGIVEYAQPHYLAKILDTVPNDPLVPAQYHLGRIDAFPAWDICKGDSNVVIGIVDWGTDIDHPDLVANFKYNYNDPIDGLDNDNDGYIDNYRGWNMGMNNNNPQENIDHGTRVCGIAAATTSNGTGVAGVGFNCRFLPVRIADANNQGSMAYEGVVYAADHGCSVINCSWKSTFYPGAFGQDIMNYASINMDAVVVAAAGNSGSWDDFYPASYDNVLSVAGTTAADTMWSGSSYSYYVDICAPGLNIESTQNGGTYDYAPGTSFASPIVAGVAGIMRSYFPGWSAMQIAEQLKVSAYKIDNIPANLSKADKIGTGRVDMYRALTDTLNPAIIAHNIHYEDANNQVFTKNDTLQISCDFINYLHASSPTTYAVITSDSPYVKLVDSVFSMGQLGHFATANNAAQPFRIRLLPNIPAGYTLGFYIKVIDTAFTGKQFFALNVNDDYVTIDTNNIALTVTSNGMMGYNNGNHMQGVGCTYNNNPSLLYAGGLLLAISATQVSDAVYGFSGGYDNDFFSVDNAAPVVPSVVSDFDVHSRFNDSLAGAAKLGVTVDQYGYAWNSPADSKYIIIEYVIHNTRAIDLQGLYVGLFMDWDIEQGTKNSISFDAVNRMGYTFPYYGGTYAGIQLLSQGTIFHYAFDSDGTNGSLNIDDGFSGYEKYLTLKTNRAEAGVFAPGNDVADMVSTGPFTIAAGDSVTVTYAILAGNHLADLQASAAAANQRYNYSGLSHYTPQSDAPAMSVYPNPASTGTLITVNLPHSAQGNISIVDGFGKVITTVKSGSLNAGAQTFTVNTVDFPAGFYYVRLSADDIQISQKLAVIK; encoded by the coding sequence ATGAAAAGATACTACCCGTTCTTCATCTTGCTGTGCGCACTTGCAATTGCTGTTAACGGCCAATCATTACAGCAAAAACAGCAACATAAATTCATGCTTCCCGTGAACTCAGGAAGTAATGACTATTTAGCCGGGAAAATTATTTTTAAAGTCAGTCAGGCATTTGCAGGCCAATGTTCGCAAAACAGTATTGATATTCCCGCGCTTAACTCGGCACTCGCTATTTTGGGAGTAACGGATTTGGCGAAGAAATTCCCACGCCATTCCCCACCTCTGAAAAAAACAGACCGTTTCGGAAATAGTCTGGTTGACCTGAGTACGATTTACGAATGTACTTATACGAAAAATATTTCAATAGAAGCGGCTGTAAATACTATCATTGCAACAGGAATAGTGGAATATGCTCAACCTCATTATCTGGCAAAAATACTGGATACCGTTCCAAATGATCCTCTGGTTCCGGCACAATACCATCTAGGACGAATTGATGCTTTTCCCGCATGGGATATCTGTAAAGGAGATTCAAATGTTGTGATTGGTATTGTTGACTGGGGAACCGACATTGACCATCCCGATCTGGTGGCAAATTTCAAATATAATTACAACGACCCCATCGATGGTCTGGATAATGATAACGATGGTTACATTGACAATTACCGGGGTTGGAACATGGGTATGAATAACAATAATCCGCAGGAAAATATTGACCATGGTACCCGTGTTTGTGGCATTGCTGCGGCAACCACTTCGAACGGGACCGGCGTGGCGGGCGTCGGCTTTAATTGTAGATTTCTGCCTGTTCGAATTGCTGATGCCAATAATCAGGGTTCCATGGCATACGAAGGTGTTGTCTATGCCGCAGACCACGGCTGTTCGGTAATAAATTGTTCATGGAAATCTACATTTTACCCGGGTGCTTTCGGACAAGATATCATGAATTATGCCAGTATCAATATGGATGCAGTAGTGGTTGCCGCTGCAGGCAACTCCGGCTCATGGGACGATTTCTATCCTGCCTCTTATGATAATGTGCTGAGCGTTGCAGGTACAACAGCTGCCGATACTATGTGGTCAGGTTCATCTTACAGCTATTACGTTGATATCTGTGCACCCGGACTCAATATAGAATCAACACAAAACGGAGGAACCTATGATTATGCACCCGGAACATCCTTTGCATCGCCAATTGTGGCAGGCGTTGCAGGTATCATGAGGTCATATTTCCCCGGGTGGAGTGCCATGCAAATAGCAGAACAGTTAAAAGTTTCAGCCTATAAAATTGATAACATCCCCGCGAATCTATCCAAAGCTGATAAAATCGGAACCGGCAGAGTCGACATGTACCGTGCCCTTACCGATACCTTGAATCCAGCAATCATTGCCCACAATATTCATTATGAAGATGCGAATAATCAGGTGTTTACGAAAAATGATACGTTACAGATAAGCTGCGATTTCATAAATTATCTTCACGCGTCATCACCGACAACATATGCAGTAATTACCTCCGACTCTCCTTATGTAAAACTGGTTGATTCTGTTTTTTCAATGGGCCAGCTGGGGCACTTTGCAACTGCCAACAATGCCGCTCAACCTTTCCGGATTCGCCTGCTTCCAAACATTCCTGCCGGTTATACACTGGGCTTTTATATCAAAGTTATTGATACCGCATTTACGGGAAAACAATTTTTTGCACTTAACGTGAATGACGATTATGTTACCATTGATACCAATAACATTGCGCTTACCGTTACCAGCAATGGTATGATGGGATACAATAATGGTAATCACATGCAGGGCGTTGGATGTACATATAATAACAACCCGTCGTTGCTTTATGCCGGAGGTTTGTTGCTGGCGATTTCTGCTACGCAGGTTTCGGATGCCGTATATGGCTTCAGCGGAGGCTATGATAATGATTTCTTTTCGGTTGATAATGCTGCACCTGTTGTTCCTTCTGTAGTTTCCGATTTTGATGTACACAGCCGTTTCAATGATTCATTGGCTGGTGCTGCAAAACTTGGTGTTACAGTTGACCAGTATGGGTATGCATGGAATTCGCCTGCCGATTCAAAATACATTATCATTGAATACGTGATTCACAATACCCGTGCTATCGATCTTCAGGGATTGTACGTAGGGCTTTTTATGGATTGGGATATTGAGCAGGGTACTAAAAACAGCATTTCGTTCGATGCTGTAAATCGCATGGGATATACATTCCCTTACTATGGTGGAACGTATGCGGGCATTCAACTGCTGAGTCAGGGCACAATTTTTCACTATGCGTTTGATTCCGACGGAACCAACGGCAGTCTAAATATCGATGACGGATTTTCCGGATATGAAAAGTACTTAACGCTAAAAACCAATCGTGCCGAAGCCGGCGTATTTGCCCCCGGAAATGATGTGGCCGATATGGTAAGTACCGGTCCATTTACAATTGCAGCAGGCGATTCGGTTACTGTAACTTATGCCATTCTTGCTGGCAATCATCTGGCAGACTTGCAGGCTTCTGCTGCCGCGGCAAATCAACGGTACAATTATTCAGGCTTGTCTCATTATACTCCTCAGAGTGATGCTCCTGCAATGAGCGTTTATCCAAATCCGGCATCAACCGGCACACTTATTACGGTCAATCTTCCTCATTCAGCACAAGGCAATATTTCTATTGTTGATGGTTTTGGAAAAGTAATCACTACTGTAAAATCAGGGAGTTTAAATGCAGGTGCTCAAACCTTCACTGTAAACACTGTCGATTTTCCTGCCGGATTTTATTATGTCCGGTTATCGGCAGACGATATCCAAATTAGCCAAAAATTGGCGGTTATAAAATAA
- a CDS encoding pitrilysin family protein, translating into MGENCRIFVFTMIKEYKVFSLNNGIRVVVQPVNSPITHLGLFVDAGSRDEALDEHGMAHFIEHIIFKGTRKRKAHHVLSCLENVGGEMNAFTGKEDTCLYASFLSPHLDRAAELFSDILFHSVYPAAEIRKEKDVVIDEINYYRDIPDDCIFEDFEAQIFRDHPMGRSVLGTAETVKKINAKAIRNFISHNYISGRILICITGNVNPDVAFKTIGKYFNAPLPYSSVTKRKPPVQYTPTTLIIEKDISQTHCVTGIPACSQKDPRRLVLALLNNYLGGPGMNSRLNMSVREKHGLAYNIESNFAPFSDCGIFSIYFGTDNGDCEKAMRLIMREINNLRKEKLGTLQLHRAKQQIKGQLAISLESNLNNMLGAGKSMMAYGQIDSIGAVCDKIDGITATQVLDVAQAILDPLRFSTVIYQPQRNDS; encoded by the coding sequence ATGGGAGAGAATTGCCGTATTTTTGTATTTACAATGATAAAAGAATATAAAGTATTTAGCCTGAACAATGGCATACGCGTAGTGGTGCAACCGGTGAATTCTCCGATTACACATCTTGGTTTATTTGTTGATGCGGGCTCACGCGATGAAGCACTTGATGAACATGGTATGGCGCATTTCATTGAGCACATCATTTTTAAAGGCACGCGAAAACGCAAAGCACATCATGTGCTGAGTTGTCTGGAGAATGTAGGTGGCGAAATGAATGCCTTTACAGGCAAGGAAGACACCTGTCTGTATGCTTCGTTTCTCAGTCCGCACCTAGACCGGGCAGCCGAACTTTTTTCAGATATTTTATTTCATTCCGTTTATCCTGCGGCAGAGATACGCAAAGAAAAAGATGTGGTAATTGATGAAATCAATTATTACCGCGACATTCCCGACGACTGCATTTTCGAAGATTTTGAAGCTCAGATTTTCCGTGATCATCCGATGGGGCGCAGCGTTCTCGGAACAGCCGAAACTGTTAAAAAAATCAATGCCAAAGCCATTCGAAATTTCATTTCTCACAATTATATTTCGGGGCGCATCCTTATATGTATCACGGGCAATGTAAATCCTGACGTGGCGTTCAAAACCATCGGGAAATATTTTAATGCACCACTTCCTTATAGCAGTGTAACAAAGCGAAAGCCACCGGTTCAGTATACGCCCACAACGCTTATCATTGAAAAAGATATCAGTCAGACACATTGCGTTACAGGCATTCCGGCCTGTTCGCAGAAAGACCCGCGCAGGCTCGTGCTGGCACTGCTTAATAATTATCTGGGTGGTCCGGGCATGAACTCCAGGCTGAACATGAGTGTCAGAGAGAAGCACGGTCTGGCATACAACATTGAATCTAACTTTGCACCTTTCAGCGATTGCGGAATTTTTAGTATTTATTTCGGCACCGATAATGGAGATTGCGAAAAAGCAATGCGGCTCATTATGCGTGAAATCAATAATCTCAGAAAAGAAAAACTTGGCACATTGCAGCTGCATCGTGCCAAACAACAGATTAAAGGACAGCTTGCCATATCGCTCGAATCGAACCTGAACAATATGCTCGGTGCCGGGAAAAGCATGATGGCTTACGGGCAAATTGACAGTATTGGCGCTGTTTGCGATAAAATTGACGGCATTACGGCGACACAGGTTCTGGATGTGGCTCAGGCTATTCTTGACCCTTTACGATTTTCAACAGTTATTTACCAACCACAGCGAAATGATTCCTGA
- a CDS encoding O-methyltransferase — MIPEEIQAYAEAHTDAEDTLLQRLRRDTHLTTINPRMISGPVQGKLLQLLCAMIQAGSVLEIGTFTGYSAICLARGISAEGMVHTVEMNPEFEDMAQQYFNESGLADKIKIYIGDAFEVVPDLDFIYDLAFIDGDKEHYPAFYELVFDRVRSGGYIFADNVLWGGKVLNPGSHPDKETQGIMKFNEMVLKDTRAEKVFLPLRDGLFIIRKK; from the coding sequence ATGATTCCTGAAGAAATACAGGCGTATGCCGAAGCGCATACAGATGCTGAAGACACGCTGCTTCAACGTTTGCGTCGCGATACTCACCTCACCACCATCAACCCCCGGATGATTTCGGGGCCGGTGCAGGGAAAGCTGCTGCAATTGCTTTGCGCGATGATACAAGCTGGATCAGTATTAGAGATTGGAACTTTTACCGGATATTCTGCCATCTGCCTTGCACGGGGCATAAGTGCCGAAGGAATGGTTCACACGGTTGAAATGAACCCTGAATTTGAGGACATGGCACAGCAGTATTTCAACGAATCAGGATTGGCAGATAAGATTAAAATTTATATCGGAGATGCCTTTGAAGTAGTTCCCGACCTCGATTTCATTTATGATCTGGCCTTTATTGACGGCGACAAGGAGCATTATCCTGCATTCTATGAATTGGTATTTGACCGCGTTCGCAGCGGCGGTTACATCTTTGCCGATAACGTATTATGGGGTGGAAAAGTGCTGAATCCGGGCAGCCATCCCGATAAGGAAACACAAGGAATTATGAAATTCAACGAGATGGTGTTAAAAGACACAAGGGCAGAAAAAGTATTTCTGCCCCTGCGCGACGGATTATTTATTATCCGTAAAAAATAA
- a CDS encoding type I restriction enzyme HsdR N-terminal domain-containing protein, which produces MIQLNLPGYAFRLRNSNGCDEIFDAFRKKFVALTPEEWVRQNFIRYLVEEKKYPASLIIPEHAIKVNKMNKRCDVVVHDTSGKPLLIVECKSHTVKISQDVFDQIARYNIKLKVPYLIVTNGLEHYCCLIDHVEKKYSFMKDIPMYSEL; this is translated from the coding sequence ATGATACAGTTGAATCTGCCGGGATATGCCTTCAGGTTGAGGAATAGCAACGGCTGCGACGAAATATTCGATGCATTTCGCAAAAAATTTGTTGCCCTAACTCCTGAAGAATGGGTGCGGCAAAACTTTATACGTTATCTGGTTGAAGAAAAAAAATATCCCGCCTCACTCATCATTCCCGAGCATGCCATAAAAGTGAATAAAATGAACAAGCGGTGTGATGTGGTGGTGCATGATACCTCGGGAAAGCCTTTGCTTATTGTGGAATGTAAATCACATACAGTTAAAATATCGCAGGATGTTTTCGACCAGATTGCCCGATATAATATTAAATTGAAAGTGCCATATCTGATAGTTACAAATGGCCTGGAACATTATTGCTGCCTGATTGATCATGTTGAAAAAAAATATTCGTTTATGAAAGACATTCCGATGTACAGTGAATTATAG
- a CDS encoding S8 family serine peptidase, with translation MKRYYPLFILLCALAIAVNGQSLQQKQQHKFMLPVNSGSNDYLAGKIIFKVSQAFAGQCSQNSIDIPALNSALAILGVTDLAKKFPRHSPPLKKTDRFGNSLVDLSTIYECTYTKNISIEAAVNTIIATGIVEYAQPHYLAKILDTVPNDPLVPAQYHLGRIDAFPAWDICKGDSNVVIGIVDWGTDIDHPDLVANFKYNYNDPIDGLDNDNDGYIDNYRGWNMGMNNNNPQENIDHGTRVCGIAAATTSNGTGVAGVGFNCRFLPVRIADANNQGSMAYEGVVYAADHGCSVINCSWKSTFYPGAFGQDIMNYASINMDAVVVAAAGNSGSWDDFYPASYDNVLSVAGTTAADTMWSGSSYSYYVDICAPGLNIESTQNGGTYDYAPGTSFASPIVAGVAGIMRSYFPGWSAMQIAEQLKVSAYKIDNIPANLSKADKIGTGRVDMYRALTDTLNPAIIAHNIHYEDANNQVFTKNDTLQISCDFINYLHASSPTTYAVITSDSPYVKLVDSVFSMGQLGHFATANNAAQPFRIRLLPNIPAGYTLGFYIKVIDTAFTGKQFFALNVNDDYVTIDTNNIALTVTSNGMMGYNNGNHMQGVGCTYNNNPSLLYAGGLLLAISATQVSDAVYGFSGGYDNDFFSVDNAAPVVPSVVSDFDVHSRFNDSLAGAAKLGVTVDQYGYAWNSPADSKYIIIEYVIHNTRAIDLQGLYVGLFMDWDIEQGTKNSISFDAVNRMGYTFPYYGGTYAGIQLLSQGTIFHYAFDSDGTNGSLNIDDGFSGYEKYLTLKTNRAEAGVFAPGNDVADMVSTGPFTIAAGDSVTVTYAILAGNHLADLQASAAAANQRYNYSGLSHYTPQSDAPAMSVYPNPASTGTLITVNLPHSAQGNISIVDGFGKVITTVKSGSLNAGAQTFTVNTVDFPAGFYYVRLSADDIQISQKLAVIK, from the coding sequence ATGAAAAGATACTACCCGCTCTTCATCTTGCTGTGCGCACTTGCAATTGCTGTTAACGGACAATCATTACAGCAAAAACAGCAGCATAAATTCATGCTTCCCGTGAACTCAGGAAGTAATGACTATTTAGCCGGGAAAATTATTTTTAAAGTCAGTCAGGCATTTGCAGGCCAATGTTCGCAAAACAGTATTGATATTCCCGCGCTTAACTCGGCACTCGCTATTTTGGGAGTAACGGATTTGGCGAAGAAATTCCCACGCCATTCCCCACCTCTGAAAAAAACAGACCGTTTCGGAAATAGTCTGGTTGACCTGAGTACGATTTACGAATGTACTTATACGAAAAATATTTCAATAGAAGCGGCTGTAAATACTATCATTGCAACAGGAATAGTGGAATATGCTCAACCTCATTATCTGGCAAAAATACTGGATACCGTTCCAAATGATCCTCTGGTTCCGGCACAATACCATCTAGGACGAATTGATGCTTTTCCCGCATGGGATATCTGTAAAGGAGATTCAAATGTTGTGATTGGTATTGTTGACTGGGGAACCGACATTGACCATCCCGATCTGGTGGCAAATTTCAAATATAATTACAACGACCCCATCGATGGTCTGGATAATGATAACGATGGTTACATTGACAATTACCGGGGTTGGAACATGGGTATGAATAACAATAATCCGCAGGAAAATATTGACCATGGTACCCGTGTTTGTGGCATTGCTGCGGCAACCACTTCGAACGGGACCGGCGTGGCGGGCGTCGGCTTTAATTGTAGATTTCTGCCTGTTCGAATTGCTGATGCCAATAATCAGGGTTCCATGGCATACGAAGGTGTTGTCTATGCCGCAGACCACGGCTGTTCGGTAATAAATTGTTCATGGAAATCTACATTTTACCCGGGTGCTTTCGGACAAGATATCATGAATTATGCCAGTATCAATATGGATGCAGTAGTGGTTGCCGCTGCAGGCAACTCCGGCTCATGGGACGATTTCTATCCTGCCTCTTATGATAATGTGCTGAGCGTTGCAGGTACAACAGCTGCCGATACTATGTGGTCAGGTTCATCTTACAGCTATTACGTTGATATCTGTGCACCCGGACTCAATATAGAATCAACACAAAACGGAGGAACCTATGATTATGCACCCGGAACATCCTTTGCATCGCCAATTGTGGCAGGCGTTGCAGGTATCATGAGGTCATATTTCCCCGGGTGGAGTGCCATGCAAATAGCAGAACAGTTAAAAGTTTCAGCCTATAAAATTGATAACATCCCCGCGAATCTATCCAAAGCTGATAAAATCGGAACCGGCAGAGTCGACATGTACCGTGCCCTTACCGATACCTTGAATCCAGCAATCATTGCCCACAATATTCATTATGAAGATGCGAATAATCAGGTGTTTACGAAAAATGATACGTTACAGATAAGCTGCGATTTCATAAATTATCTTCACGCGTCATCACCGACAACATATGCAGTAATTACCTCCGACTCTCCTTATGTAAAACTGGTTGATTCTGTTTTTTCAATGGGCCAGCTGGGGCACTTTGCAACTGCCAACAATGCCGCTCAACCTTTCCGGATTCGCCTGCTTCCAAACATTCCTGCCGGTTATACACTGGGCTTTTATATCAAAGTTATTGATACCGCATTTACGGGAAAACAATTTTTTGCACTTAACGTGAATGACGATTATGTTACCATTGATACCAATAACATTGCGCTTACCGTTACCAGCAATGGTATGATGGGATACAATAATGGTAATCACATGCAGGGCGTTGGATGTACATATAATAACAACCCGTCGTTGCTTTATGCCGGAGGTTTGTTGCTGGCGATTTCTGCTACGCAGGTTTCGGATGCCGTATATGGCTTCAGCGGAGGCTATGATAATGATTTCTTTTCGGTTGATAATGCTGCACCTGTTGTTCCTTCTGTAGTTTCCGATTTTGATGTACACAGCCGTTTCAATGATTCATTGGCTGGTGCTGCAAAACTTGGTGTTACAGTTGACCAGTATGGGTATGCATGGAATTCGCCTGCCGATTCAAAATACATTATCATTGAATACGTGATTCACAATACCCGTGCTATCGATCTTCAGGGATTGTACGTAGGGCTTTTTATGGATTGGGATATTGAGCAGGGTACTAAAAACAGCATTTCGTTCGATGCTGTAAATCGCATGGGATATACATTCCCTTACTATGGTGGAACGTATGCGGGCATTCAACTGCTGAGTCAGGGCACAATTTTTCACTATGCGTTTGATTCCGACGGAACCAACGGCAGTCTAAATATCGATGACGGATTTTCCGGATATGAAAAGTACTTAACGCTAAAAACCAATCGTGCCGAAGCCGGCGTATTTGCCCCCGGAAATGATGTGGCCGATATGGTAAGTACCGGTCCATTTACAATTGCAGCAGGCGATTCGGTTACTGTAACTTATGCCATTCTTGCTGGCAATCATCTGGCAGACTTGCAGGCTTCTGCTGCCGCGGCAAATCAACGGTACAATTATTCAGGCTTGTCTCATTATACTCCTCAGAGTGATGCTCCTGCAATGAGCGTTTATCCAAATCCGGCATCAACCGGCACACTTATTACGGTCAATCTTCCTCATTCAGCACAAGGCAATATTTCTATTGTTGATGGTTTTGGAAAAGTAATCACTACTGTAAAATCAGGGAGTTTAAATGCAGGTGCTCAAACCTTCACTGTAAACACTGTCGATTTTCCTGCCGGATTTTATTATGTCCGGTTATCGGCAGACGATATCCAAATTAGCCAAAAATTGGCGGTTATAAAATAA